The sequence taccacataaattttattactttagtatataagtaaatttgagttttttattgcattttaattaacaaactaagttgtttttaatgttttataatgatttctatatattgcatgtgtattcttgctttatattgagttgagtaccTAGAGTCAAACATCATATCTTTGAAGTAAAGTAtataatctttgagttgagtatctaatctctgagttgagtatctaatctttgagtACTTTAGAGTTGAgaaatttttattagttttgagtatccttgagtattacttgagttgagtaagtttgaaaagaggtaagtatatttcaaattttatcaagttcaagctcatgtatgctttagaattccccttacatgctcttACATTACACGTACTGAGCCATTTGGCCTGCATATTTTGATGATGCAGACACAAGTATTCAGGTTCATCAACAAGAGCTTCTCTTATACATCTGGAGATCGAGCTAGCTATGGCGAGTCTCCTTACTTTCGGAggatatcatttattttttagtttagtcAGGATATCGTGGGTCTTGTCCGACTTCCATCCttgtcagttagaggcttcatagatagtcattATAGTTGAGGAGtctatattattcatttattttataaaatattttaaagaattaagTTGTCTATTATATGACGAGTTgcatacattattttattcaaagattttcatttgacctaaaaatttatatttaagtcTCATGAATCTTTTCAGTTTTAAGGCTTTAGTATGCTTAAATTAGTTTTCTGCTTATTGTCAACCaagatgagggttcgcttgggggaCCAACAATAGTCTTCGAGTGCTGGCCATGTCCTGCGTGTGTTTTCGGGTCGTGGCAcaaaccattggcattagtatACATACACTTCGATAGTtaagatgcaataggtagggcatggagcataATATACAACGGAAAGTCTTTTCATATAggacatagacatgataccattagaaaactactctctagtggaattatcataatttactatatatagtaaaaggataatgtgtcagatccacctAAAAAAAGCCAAACTAGAGAGAAAGTTTGAATATGGTTACAtgtggttgtctaggtatacaccaaagatCGTCGGTTCAAAGATATCCCATCTACTGATTGAACGAATACATcggacatatgttcactacagAAAAAGtacaaggggaaacctacttatccaaatGCAACTActtcttgcttgtaaagtacacacgATTGTTCGTTTCTTTGTCTTGGAGTCATTCCCATTTATGaaggggattgttgggttttaaaaggtgtgaatggaaaatgatgaGTTGCGACCTTTATGAagaattgcgacttttatgaaaggttgcgacttttatggaaagttgtaacttttatgaaaagttgtagcttttatgtgttgttacttttatgaaaatgtgTACCTTTTATGTTTTGTTACTTTTACGAAAGGTTGTGATCTTTCCTTaatattgtgacttttccaaagttCTGTGACCTTTCTGGTAAGGctcaataagaaccttttcacactaccctttattttctataaattgagggatttcctctcattttaagaACCGATTTTGaacttctactactactaaatctagtattctaagtgtacttacTGTCATTGAGTGGCTCGTTGACACCGATGTTTTGGGTATCAACACTTAttattgagatcattctatccaAGAAGGACATACcgaatcaaacctcggatactataagaaaataatttccttaaggggacactgtgcattaagtggacttgattttttttgttttttcatggtACAAGCTAATGGCTCCAGTTTATGTTGTCAAACAAAATATTTGGCTTCCTATGGCGTGCAAGAATAGACGTAGGTAGAtcattgattatttattttttgtagatAACAGTGAAGGAAGCAGCAAGGTATTTTGATGCCCTAGAGTGTGCATTTTTATGATTTCTATTGCTTGACATCTATGTgttccaaatattttatgaagtcttgtagaaaataacatataacaAGATACAAATTCATATTGGTTAGGAATGTATTCGTACAATTCATATAACTAAAACATCATAGCCATAAACAGAAGAACTAGAACAGTAATACTTACCACACACTAAAATATTACAGAaacacacgatcagacaacAATCTAAATTAAGATAAGAAACAAGGAAGATAATTGTTTAAAacacatacaaaaataaatgaatattaaaCAACTATATATAACAAAGATCTTATGAATCTAAGATCCATAATAATtcagaaaatcaagaaattaaaagaagatAGAGGCAAACGGGAAAAGAGTGAAGATGAACACAGAAGAAAAGTCAATTTAGTGTTCTAGTTACTTAAGTTTTTGGGATAATACTCAATTCCCCCCGTCTACCAAAATCCCTAAGACACACCTTACCTTTgataaggtcctattacccccacttttttttaagtaattgtTTACCACTTTCATAACTACGTGGCAATATACATGAATTCACCCATGTAAGGCGCGTGAGTGAATATTTTAGATAACAATGGCCAATAAAAATTTAACACGTGtcaaagtaatttaaaaaacactcaaaaataaatataacgtTTATTGAAAAGGATGCAATTGTCTTCTTCTCTCTCTAGCAGTGttcttcatattttgaaaaaaaaaaccattttcaGTGTTCTTCATCTTTGAAAAAACTCCATTATCATTCAAGTTAAATAGCTCCTTGATTTGAAAaagtaaagtaaaatttaatatattctttacatctttttatGTCGATTactaattcttatttttttgacaaGGTTTATAAAGTTAGGGTTATGAAAAAATCCGAGTCGAATAAGTTGTGTATGGATGAGAATGATTCAATGTGTAATGCGGAAATGCGATGCAAGCATGTTATCTTATTGCAAATGCAAACGTTCTGGTCAGATAGCAATCCCGAAAGACGATTTTGGTCTTGTCCTCACTATGAGGCCACAAACTTTAATTTCTTTAGATGGAGAGACAAGGAGAGAGTTGATGAAAGATCTCAGTTTATTCTTCCAAAATTGTTGAATAGGATTAACgagttagaaaaaaattatgagcCTCTGAAGATGCAATTGGAACAACTTGATAATTCAAACATTGAACAGtcaaaactagagaaaattCCTTTTAATGAAGGTGAATGTCTTCAAAATCGTTATGAAAatttgaacatcaattcaaaggAGAAGGGTGACAACATAAAAGAAATAGGTGAACTGAAAGacatgaagaagatgaaagggatgaaaatgaagaaaataaataaaggtgGTTGTTTTGGAAAATTCATTTGTTCTGTGATGATTTGTTTTGTTATCAAATGTAAGGTGTGTCTCAGAGATTTTGGGTATAGGCTGGGGGGTAATTGATTATTGTCCCTAAGTTTTTATTTGATCTATAATTCAATGATAATGAGCAatgttattttcctattttcatAGATCTTGTTTTAACTGTTAAAGTTTTATCGGGTAGAGCTAACATGTACTTGTATTGGTGTGAGGTAACAAGTACTTGGAGAAATAGTTGAGGTGCGTATAAGTTGTTTCTGACATGGACAAAGAGAACGTAAATTATAAAGAGAGTCACCATGGATTACAAATTGAAGAAACAATCGAATCAGTCAACATGAATTCCGCCGAAAAGAGAGTCATTGGAGTTGAAGAAACAAACTTAATCAGTTTCcattcttaaatatttaagatgCCCCAGACCGACTAATACAAATGATAACCAACAGTTGAATGGCTATAAGATTACATCAAGCAGCAACATATGTATTCAAACGGTGTCAATTGGAAGGAACTTGCATTCTCACGACCCTGTCTAAGTTACCAATCAAAAGTTTCTACTCAATGTAACTAACATTCTTCAATTGCCTAGAGTGCTTATAAAAAGTTGCAAGTTATACTGCTTTAAATTTCGCAATATGTTCAATGGCAGTACATTTTTCTACGTCGTTCAATATCCATACTTTTTCAATGACTCTATCTTTTGAGCATCATTTGTTTAAGTAAGATAGCAAGAGAAGTACTAACTTTTTCATCAAGTTGTTTATATActcttattaaatttttaataatccAACTagtttttctaatataaataataaccCTCATGCAAAGCAGACAATTTGTTTTTCTACCATGACTACACTGTTCATTTTTTATGTAGCCGTGACCATTATAGAATATaattttaggttattagcattttaatattaatatataacatattaaattgctttattttggatttATAAGAATTAACATTGGTAGacatttgtgttttaaactaccaatttaatcatgctattcatctttgacttggtagccatgtaatgccattagttttggctttattggttgaattcattgtagAGATAAAAAGcattccaataaacattggaatggatgacttctacatcatccattagcattggttatccatcacttcatgtcattcttaattcctccattactctttgtaacctatgtaacctatgtaactcctattgtaacctatgtaacatatgtaactcctattgtaacctatgtaacctatgaaactcctaaggccattaacttcactatttactacctccactatcttcctattcatttctaggaagacttcttgtattataaatagtggtggtcttcatttggtttgagacacacacaaaacacaagagaaaacaaagagtgaaagtgttagtctaaaagagagttcttattagttgatgggaggtgttcttttttgtggagctttgaactcaactcttgtccagagttgttgagttatactttgtgaaggatgttgtatcctggaggggacatgtcaaagaggactactgctggaccggtgaaaaacatttgctgcagtgggcttgaatttctttaaagagagcgagatatccgcgcctcagcctgaagagattaatttcttcattttattttcaattgtaatcttgcaattttattatcttgtaagttttttcactaacaattttaaagagattcaaagatggctacaattgaaaaaatcgcggatgtcaagatgggagatcttaacaagccatttcggttcaatggtaaccatttcaagaggtggaagggtaaagtacttttctaaTTAAGTCTACTCAATGCTTCTTATGTATTAACTGAGAAGAAtacaaataaagaagacatcaccactatgaatgatgatgaaactatttctcatctagagaaagtggaaaagtatGATGGTGATTCAtataagtgtcggtattatctacttaattgtctatctgataatttttatgattattacgatagaacttactctagtgcaaagaaaatttggaagacattgcagagtaagtatgataccgaagaggctggagcgaaaaaatatgcagctagtacattttttcgtttccaaatagtggacaacaaatcagtggtagatcaagctcaagaattcatcatgattgttggagagcttaggtccgaagaggttaaaatttgagataaccttattgtttgtggcatagtggataaacttccacattcttggaaggaatttcaaaaaactatgccccacaaacaaaaggaaacctctcttgaaaccttgataaggaaaatccgcatggaagaagaagcaagaggccaagatgcacttttacaaacagaagagaacaacatcacatcgaaagtaaatttaattacttcgaataatgctactcctgaaactcacaaaaatacatctttaaagcctaagaagaaaaaattcaagaaaaataatggtagacctcccaagaaaaataatggtgaaaatcaccaagcacataataaacaagttcaagaaaaggaagcatgctttgtttgtggcaagagtgggcatattgctcgattttgcagattccgaaaacgtggtcctaaccctcaggcaaacgttaccgaagaactttttgtggcggtgattaccgacataaatatggttgagaatgttgatggatggtgggtTGATTATGCTGCAAACagtcatgtctgttatgacaaagactggtttaaaaaatatactcattttgaggagcccaaaaccatcatgcttggtgatgctcacactactcaagtgcttggaaaggtagatgttgaattgtgttttacttctggaaggatattaacattgaaagatgtactttatactccttctatgagaaaaaatttgatgtctagttttcttcttaataaagcaggctttaaacagattattgaatctgatcaatatgtaatagtgaagaaaggtatttttgtggaaaaggggtatgcatgtgatgggatgtttaatttgaatgttgaaatgaataaaacttctacttctgtttatatgctttcttctaataattttttGGCATGCTCctttgtgtcatattaatgatcggtatgttggaatcatgagtagtttaggattaatcccaatggttaaaaagaattttgaaaagtgtgaggcttgtagtaagccaagatcactaaaaggcctcattttcaagttgaaagaaaaaccagtttgttagaattagttcatactgatatttgtgaacttggtggaattctaactcgtggaggtaatagatattttatcactttctttgatgatttttcgaagtttacatatgtttacttgatgaaaaataaaagtgatgcttttgaatatttcaaaacttatctcaataaggttgaaaatcagtttggaagaaaaataaaaagaaatagaagtgatagaggccgtgaatatgaatcaaatgagtttaattcttttgttagatcattgggaataattcatgaaactactcctccttactctccttcatctaatggagtagcagaaaggaaaaatagaactttggttgaattgactaatgccaTGCTaattgagtcacatgcacctttaaatttttggggtgaagctatcttaactgcttgttatgtgttgaatcgtgtgcctcataaaaagtataaattgacaccttttgaatttttgaaaggtTACAAGTcaagtttgggatatctaagagtttgggttgtctagcctttgtaaggctaatggatcccaagattacaaagttgggtaagaaagttatTACTTGTGCTTTTGTTtattatgcttcaaatagtacagcctatagattttttaatcttgaagataatattgtaatagaatctggtgatgctatttttcatgaaaataaatttccttttgatactaaaaatagtgggggtcaaaggattgaaaaaaatattttgtcactacctagttcttaTACTTCaactttcaaaaataaagaagttggtgattttgatttaagaagaagtaaaagagctagagtagaaaaagattttggtcctgatttttatgtgtttaatgttgaaaatgaccctctaactttgaaagaagcattatcttcacatgattctattttctggaaagaggctgtaaatgatgaaatggaatctctaatttctaataaaacttggaagttagttgaCTTACCAACGGGTTGTAAAAgaattggttgcaaatgggtcttaaggaaaaagttgaaaccggatggttctattgataaatacaaggctagactagttgcaaaaggttttaaacaactagaaggcctagaattttttgatactttttctccggtaacaagaattacatccattagacttttagttgctatggctgcaatttttgatttgcaaattcatcaaatggatgtaaaaactgcttttctaaatggagacctaaatgaagaaatttatatggaccaacccgagtgttttgttgaagcatgccaagaaagcaaagtatgtaaacttactaaatccctatatggattgaaacaggcaccaaagcaatggcatgaaaagtttgattcctgcatgattgaaaatggttttaaaataaatgagtgtgataagtgcatatatcataagtcttggaataattctcATGTGATTgtttgcctatatgttgatgatttgttgatctttgatTCTAACATGaatattattgatgaagctaaaaatgttcttagaagacattttgatatgaaagatcttggtaagtcaaatttaaatcttggaataaaaataacaagaatatatgaggggattttccttgaccagtcacattatgttgagaaaattttgaaaaaatataactttcatgattgcaagcatgttgctactccttttaATTCgagtgttcacttatttcctgttgaaagtaaaaattatgtaataaatcaaaagaaatatgctagtataatcggaagtttgagatatgtgagtgattgcactaggcctgatattgcatatgcagtagaAGAACTTGAcaggtttacaagcaagccaggtaatgaacatgtgcatgctataacaagagttatgagatatttaattggaacgaaaaattgtggtttgttctataaaaaatatcctgctgtacttgcaggcttttgtgatgcagattggaacacttttcaggtgattcctgttctaccactggttatgtctttactttaggtggtggtgctgtttgttggagatcgaaaaaacaaactataattgctaactctaccatggaggctgaactaattgatttagcttcagctagtgaggaagcaaattggttaagagatttattgtttcaaattccttattttgaaaaaccaattcctcctattttaattcattgtgatagcaccgctgcaattggtagagttcaaaaccATTATTCCAACGGTAAATCCAGACCTATGAGGATgaaacacagtaatgtaagattgtatttgacaaatggtacaattaattttgattatgtcaaatcttgtgataatcttccagatcctcttacgaaggccttaacaagagaaaaggtctggagcacatcgagggggatgggattgaagcctacatatccttgagtcatatatgatgAAACCCAACCtgggactagagatcc comes from Solanum pennellii chromosome 1, SPENNV200 and encodes:
- the LOC114075058 gene encoding uncharacterized protein LOC114075058; translated protein: MSITNSYFFDKVYKVRVMKKSESNKLCMDENDSMCNAEMRCKHVILLQMQTFWSDSNPERRFWSCPHYEATNFNFFRWRDKERVDERSQFILPKLLNRINELEKNYEPLKMQLEQLDNSNIEQSKLEKIPFNEGECLQNRYENLNINSKEKGDNIKEIGELKDMKKMKGMKMKKINKGGCFGKFICSVMICFVIKCKVCLRDFGYRLGGN